The following proteins are co-located in the Haloarcula marismortui ATCC 43049 genome:
- a CDS encoding elongation factor EF-2, producing the protein MGRRKKIVQECETLMDDPEHIRNIAIAAHVDHGKTTLTDNLLAGAGMISDDTAGEQLAMDTEEDEQERGITIDAANVSMTHEYEDQNHLINLIDTPGHVDFGGDVTRAMRAVDGALVVVDAVEGAMPQTETVLRQALREGVKPTLFINKVDRLISELQEGPEEMQKRLLAVIQDVNDLIRGMTEEMDDIEDWTVSVEEGTVGFGSALYKWGVSMPSMQRTGMDFGEIMELERADNRQELHERTPLSDVVLDMVCEHFPNPVDAQPMRVPRIWRGDAESQLADDMRLVNEDGEVVLMVTDIGVDPHAGEIAAGRVFSGTLEKGQELYVSGTAGKNRIQSVGIYMGGEREEVDRVPAGNIAAVTGLKDAIAGSTVSSEEMTPFESIEHISEPVITKSVEAQNMDDLPKLIETLQQVAKEDPTIQVEINEDTGEHLISGQGELHLEVIGQRIERNQGIPINTGEPIVVYREAPQEDSREVEGRSPNNHNRFYISIEPLGEDIVETIKMGEASMDMPELERREALQEAGMDKDDSQNIEHIHGTNILLDETKGIQHLNETMELVIEGLEEALDDGPLASEPVQGSLIRLHDARLHEDAIHRGPAQVIPAVREAVHNSLIDASIKLLEPIQQVRIDVPNDHMGAASGEIQGRRGRVDDMYQEGDLMVVEGVAPVDEMIGFSSDIRSATEGRASWNTENAGFQVLADNLQPDKISEIRERKGMKQELNPAIDYF; encoded by the coding sequence ATGGGCCGACGTAAGAAAATCGTCCAAGAATGTGAGACACTGATGGACGATCCGGAGCACATCCGGAACATCGCCATCGCTGCTCACGTCGATCACGGAAAGACGACACTGACAGACAATCTGCTGGCCGGTGCCGGCATGATTTCTGACGACACTGCCGGCGAACAGCTGGCGATGGACACCGAAGAAGACGAACAGGAACGTGGGATCACCATCGACGCGGCTAACGTTTCGATGACCCACGAGTACGAGGACCAGAACCACCTCATCAACCTTATCGACACCCCTGGCCACGTCGACTTCGGTGGCGACGTGACCCGCGCGATGCGTGCCGTCGACGGCGCGCTGGTGGTCGTCGACGCCGTCGAGGGCGCGATGCCCCAAACCGAGACGGTGCTCCGGCAGGCGCTCCGCGAGGGCGTCAAGCCGACGCTGTTCATCAACAAGGTCGACCGCCTCATCTCCGAACTTCAGGAAGGCCCTGAAGAGATGCAGAAGCGCCTGCTCGCGGTCATCCAGGACGTCAACGACCTCATCCGCGGCATGACCGAGGAGATGGACGACATCGAGGACTGGACGGTCTCCGTCGAGGAAGGGACCGTCGGCTTCGGCTCCGCGCTGTACAAGTGGGGTGTCTCGATGCCGTCGATGCAGCGGACCGGCATGGACTTCGGCGAAATCATGGAGCTCGAACGTGCGGACAACCGCCAGGAACTCCACGAGCGCACGCCGCTGTCCGACGTGGTGCTCGACATGGTGTGTGAGCACTTCCCCAACCCTGTCGACGCCCAGCCGATGCGCGTTCCGCGTATCTGGCGTGGTGACGCCGAATCCCAGCTCGCTGACGACATGCGGCTGGTCAACGAGGACGGCGAAGTCGTCCTGATGGTTACTGACATCGGTGTCGACCCTCACGCCGGCGAAATCGCCGCCGGGCGTGTCTTCTCCGGCACGCTGGAGAAGGGTCAGGAGCTGTACGTCTCCGGGACTGCGGGCAAGAACCGCATCCAGAGCGTCGGCATCTACATGGGTGGCGAGCGCGAGGAAGTCGACCGCGTCCCCGCCGGAAATATCGCCGCCGTCACGGGCCTCAAGGACGCCATCGCTGGCTCCACCGTCTCAAGCGAGGAGATGACGCCGTTCGAGTCCATCGAGCACATCTCGGAGCCGGTCATCACGAAGTCCGTCGAGGCACAGAACATGGACGACCTGCCGAAGCTCATCGAGACGCTCCAGCAGGTCGCCAAGGAAGACCCGACCATTCAGGTCGAAATTAACGAGGATACCGGCGAGCACCTCATCTCCGGGCAGGGTGAACTCCACCTAGAAGTCATCGGTCAGCGTATCGAGCGCAATCAGGGCATCCCGATCAACACCGGTGAGCCGATTGTTGTCTACCGCGAGGCCCCGCAGGAAGACAGCCGCGAAGTCGAAGGTCGGTCGCCAAACAACCACAACCGCTTCTACATCAGCATCGAGCCGCTCGGCGAGGACATCGTCGAGACGATCAAGATGGGCGAGGCGTCGATGGACATGCCGGAACTGGAGCGCCGTGAAGCGCTGCAGGAGGCCGGTATGGACAAGGACGACTCCCAGAACATCGAGCACATCCACGGGACCAACATCCTGCTTGATGAGACGAAGGGTATCCAGCACCTCAACGAGACGATGGAGCTCGTCATCGAAGGTCTCGAAGAGGCCCTCGACGACGGTCCGCTCGCGTCCGAGCCGGTCCAGGGGTCGCTCATCCGTCTCCACGACGCCCGCCTCCACGAGGACGCCATCCACCGCGGTCCGGCCCAGGTTATCCCGGCCGTCCGCGAGGCTGTGCACAACTCCCTCATTGACGCCAGCATCAAGCTGCTGGAGCCGATTCAGCAGGTCCGCATCGACGTGCCCAACGACCACATGGGCGCTGCGAGCGGCGAGATTCAGGGTCGCCGTGGCCGCGTCGACGACATGTACCAGGAAGGCGACCTGATGGTCGTCGAAGGCGTCGCCCCGGTTGACGAGATGATCGGCTTCTCCTCCGACATCCGCTCCGCGACCGAGGGCCGTGCCTCCTGGAACACCGAAAACGCCGGCTTCCAGGTCCTTGCCGACAATCTCCAGCCCGACAAGATCAGCGAGATCCGAGAGCGCAAGGGGATGAAGCAGGAACTGAACCC
- a CDS encoding trans-sulfuration enzyme family protein translates to MTRRPHLDTIAVDTETTSAAGDVTLPIHLSSTYELAGLDTDLSLEDINPGDGEFLYSRLSNPTRHGLEQELAALEGGERAYAFSSGTAAVATAVLSLVEPGDHVVAFDDLYAGTRRMFETLFRDQLGVDVEFVDATDADAVAAAMTPATELVWVETPTNPRIKLCDIDAIAAVAADYDATVGVDNTFASPYFQQPLSLGADLVVHSTTKYLNGHSDAVGGALITDDPEVAERVEFRQQIALGNMLAPFDSYLISRGIKTLGVRMTRHENNAMALAQYLDDHEHVETVHYPGLESHPQHDLAREQMQGFGGVLSFELAGDMADAKQFLEALETVTLAVSLGGVESLAELPAAMTHEPLSPAARDELGISDTLIRLSVGIEDVEDLRADLERGFAALES, encoded by the coding sequence ATGACTCGACGTCCACACCTCGACACAATCGCAGTCGATACTGAGACGACGTCAGCAGCAGGGGATGTCACGCTCCCGATACATCTCTCCTCGACCTACGAACTGGCCGGGCTCGACACGGACCTGTCTCTAGAAGACATCAACCCCGGGGACGGGGAGTTTCTCTACTCGCGGCTGTCGAACCCGACACGACACGGCCTCGAACAGGAGTTAGCCGCGCTCGAAGGCGGCGAGCGGGCCTATGCGTTCAGTTCGGGGACAGCAGCCGTTGCAACAGCGGTGCTCTCACTGGTCGAGCCGGGCGACCATGTCGTTGCGTTTGATGACCTGTACGCGGGCACGCGCCGGATGTTCGAAACGCTGTTCCGGGACCAGCTTGGTGTCGACGTGGAGTTCGTCGATGCGACTGATGCCGACGCTGTAGCGGCCGCGATGACGCCGGCAACAGAGCTAGTCTGGGTCGAGACACCAACGAACCCACGCATCAAACTGTGTGATATCGATGCGATTGCGGCCGTCGCCGCCGACTACGACGCGACGGTCGGGGTCGACAACACCTTCGCGAGTCCGTACTTCCAACAGCCGCTGTCGCTCGGTGCGGACCTCGTGGTCCACAGCACAACGAAGTACCTCAACGGCCACAGCGATGCTGTTGGCGGCGCATTGATTACCGACGACCCCGAGGTCGCCGAGCGGGTAGAGTTCCGCCAGCAAATCGCCCTCGGGAATATGCTCGCCCCGTTCGACAGCTATCTCATCTCGCGGGGCATCAAAACGCTGGGCGTTCGGATGACTCGCCACGAGAACAACGCCATGGCCCTTGCGCAGTACCTCGACGACCACGAGCACGTCGAAACGGTCCACTACCCAGGGTTAGAGAGCCACCCGCAGCACGACCTCGCTCGCGAGCAGATGCAGGGCTTTGGCGGCGTGCTCTCGTTCGAACTGGCCGGAGACATGGCCGACGCAAAACAATTTCTCGAAGCTCTAGAGACGGTGACGCTGGCAGTCAGCCTTGGCGGCGTCGAAAGCCTGGCGGAGCTTCCGGCGGCGATGACGCACGAACCGCTCTCACCGGCGGCGCGGGACGAACTCGGCATCTCTGATACGCTCATCCGCCTTTCAGTCGGTATCGAGGATGTCGAGGACCTCCGGGCGGATCTGGAGCGCGGTTTCGCGGCGCTTGAGTCCTGA
- a CDS encoding DUF5781 family protein, with the protein MDVHVQGGPAEPFLGARDLFSTEHDLKRPVTVRVREDPDERTRVSHSDDAHRLTISRQAATSAMARELALHEYAHMHHHECGHPSHTQSTREAIYLALAGRSVEQRKLTHCYQIANHMKDVYADDIWMPVVPGDKLVPFLEASLAAAVADRPGDPPTWDRSTSSTRVRQPSEPAARLTPAADPDITAVNAAFALALCERHDLVETDHRLYDLAHAAAQDAESVDLTEFKRHFAALSPEPDESEFRKALVDVTRAYAGGGSRAAD; encoded by the coding sequence ATGGACGTGCACGTGCAGGGTGGGCCGGCCGAACCGTTTCTCGGAGCGAGGGACCTCTTCTCGACGGAACACGACCTGAAACGACCAGTGACAGTCCGGGTCCGGGAGGACCCTGATGAACGTACCCGCGTCAGCCACAGCGACGACGCCCACCGGCTGACAATCTCCCGTCAGGCCGCGACGAGCGCGATGGCCCGCGAGCTGGCGTTACACGAGTACGCACACATGCACCACCACGAATGCGGGCATCCATCGCACACACAATCGACGCGAGAAGCCATCTACCTCGCGCTGGCAGGGCGTTCGGTCGAACAGCGAAAGCTCACGCACTGTTACCAGATCGCCAACCACATGAAAGACGTCTACGCCGACGATATCTGGATGCCAGTGGTGCCCGGCGACAAACTGGTGCCGTTTCTGGAAGCCAGCCTCGCGGCTGCCGTCGCGGACCGGCCCGGCGACCCACCGACGTGGGACCGCTCGACATCGTCAACCCGGGTGCGACAGCCAAGCGAACCGGCCGCGCGGCTGACGCCCGCTGCAGACCCGGATATCACGGCCGTCAACGCAGCGTTCGCCCTTGCGCTGTGTGAACGCCACGACCTGGTCGAGACAGACCACCGGCTGTACGACCTCGCCCATGCCGCGGCCCAGGACGCCGAATCAGTCGATCTGACGGAGTTCAAGCGCCACTTCGCAGCACTCTCGCCCGAGCCAGATGAGTCCGAGTTCCGGAAGGCGCTCGTCGACGTGACTCGCGCATACGCTGGCGGCGGCAGCCGCGCAGCAGACTGA